Below is a window of Calditrichota bacterium DNA.
TCAAGCAGCTCACGCGCAGTTCGGCAGACTCCTGTGGCTGACGCGTAGGTTTCGAGACAGCCGCGACGTCCGCAGTTGCACTGGCGGCCGTTTGGATCGTAGATTGTGTGTCCGATTTCGCCGGCAAAACCGTCGTGACCGTAGACCAATTCACCGCCGCTGACAATTCCGCTGCCGACTCCCGTACCGAGAGTGATGACGATGAAGTCTTTCATTCCTTGCGCGCCGCCGAAAAGCATCTCGCCGATGGCCGCGGCGTTGGCGTCGTTCGTCAACGCGGAAGGTAAATGAAAACGCTCGCGAAACATTTCCGCGAGCGGGATGATACCTTTCCAAGCGAGGTTCGGAGCATATTCGACGGTTCCGCGATAGTAGTTTCCGTTCGGAGCGCCGATTCCGATTCCGGTTAGAGACAAATCTGACCGGGAGGCGAGCAGTTTGCGAATCTCGTCGGTCATGGCGGCGGCAAAATCGTGAGGCTCGGGGAAGTCCGACGTGGCAATTTTGCCATCTGCGAGACAATTTCCGGACCGGTCAACAAGGCCGAAGACGACGCTGGTTCCGCCAATGTCAATCCCGGCAACAACGGGGGTCATAAGGGAGATTTCAAGTTTTCTGGTTGAGAATGCTGAGGCAGGAAGACTTAAGCAGATGTTTGAATGTATTATTTAATCCTTTATTAATCAACGAAAGTTTTTCTATATTTTGGCATGACACAGGAGTTTTTTGCTGACTTGGCGCTGAAGCAAAAATCTGGAACTGGATGAACTCCGAGTCAGGTTGGAAATAAACTTATTGGAAATAGCAACTTCTGTAATCCCGGCGCCTCTCGTCGGACATCTGTCACAAGCCCGAACTCCCACAAAAGGATTCGATACATGTCAACTTCCCGGCTTGAAGCCTTCAGCGATGCAGTGATTGCGATCATTCTCACGATTATGGTTTGGAAATGAAAGTCCCGCACGGCACATCTTTCGCGGATTTGATGCCGGTCGTGCCGTTTTTCCTGACCTTTGTGATGAGTTTTGTCTATTTGGGAATCTATTGGAACAATCATCACCATTTGCTGCATCTCACGGATCGAGTCACGGGAGGAGTGCTGTGGGCGAATCTGCATTTGCTGTTTTGGCTGTCTCTCATTCCGTTTGTCACGGGATGGATGGCCGAGAATCACTTCGCCCGCGAACCGGTGATGCTGTATGGAATCGTCTTGCTCATGGCCGGAGTTGCCTACGGAATATTGGTCAAAGTATTGACCTTGGGATGTACGCCGAACTCACGGCTGCGCCAGGCCGTCGGCAGGGATGTTAAGGGCAAACTCTCCGTCGTTTTCTATGCGATCGCACTCGGTGCGGCCTTCTGGAATTCTTGGATCGCCGTGGCGATTTACGTTTTGGTGGCCTTGATTTGGGTCATTCCTGACCGGCGAATTGAAGGACGGACATTTGCCTCAGAGTAACATGGTTCGTGAGTGCAGTTCGACTCTACAAGAAAACCCGCAGAATGCTCTGCGGGTTTTGTTTACTGAAGACCAAAGAATCTGCTTGCGGCTATCTGTTTAGGGGCACGCGGATAAAGAATGTGCTGCCTTTGCCCAGCTCGGTTTTGACATCGGCATTGCCGCCGTGTGCAAGTGCGGCGTGTTTGACAATGGCCAAGCCCAATCCGGTGCCGCCGTACTTGCGGTTGCGCGAGGCTTCGATGCGGTAGAAGCGCTCGAAAATCCGCGAAAGATGTTTTTCTGCTATGCCGGGACCTTGGTCTTCGACTTCGATCATCAGGCAATTGGCTTCCTGCTTGGCCGAGACTTTGATAGCCGTGTTCTCCGGACTGTATTTGCAAGCGTTGTCAATCAGATTGATGACAGCTTGCCGGATCAGGAAGGCATTGACAGCAGCACGGAGGTTGGGCGGACAGTCTATTTCGATTTTCTGTCCCCGGATATCCGCAGCCGTGGCTGTGGCCTCTATGGCATCTTGCAGGATGAGCAGGATTGGAGTGTCTTCGGCCGCGAGTTTGTTCGACTCGGAAGCCTGTTCGATGCGGGCAAGACTTAACAGATCTTCGATAATGGACTGTAAGTAGTCGGCTTGACGGGCAATGATGTCCAAGAACCGCTCGGCATCCTGCGGGTTGTCGATTGCCCCTTCGCGGAGGGTTTCGATGGACGCCATGATGGCCGTGACGGGAGTTTTCAATTCGTGGCTGGCATTGGCCACGAAATCGCGGCGAGTGACTTCAAGTTTGCGAATTTGAGTGACGTCATTGATCACGACCAAGACACCTACGACTTCTCCGAGGTCGAGAATCGGTGTTCCGCGAAGCTGCAGGATGCGCTCTTTGTTGTCAAAACGAACGATTTCGCGTTCGACGGGTTGAGAAGCCCGTTGTGTGAAATTGACGAACTGTTGAATATCCGTGCTGCGGACGGCTTCTTCGATCAGCCGCCCTTTGACGCGCTCGGAGTCGACTTCAAAGAGTCGCGCGGCTGCGGCATTCAACATGATGACCCGGCCTTCGCGGTCCACGGCGAGCACGCCTTCGATCATGGCGGCGAGAATTGCGTTCTGCTCTTCGCGCTGCCGTTCTACGGTGCGAATGCGGTCGTCGAGTTCGACGGCCATGTTGTTCAAGGCGCGGCTGAGTGAACAGAGTTCAGTTGTGTCCGGTTCTTCAATAAGTTCATCGAGCTTGCCTGCCGCGAAGCGGTCGGCCCCCTGTTTGATCGTTTCAATCGGAGTGGCAATCCGGCGGACGACCAAGAAAATCAGGACGGTCCCGAACATAATCAGCAGGACAGAGATGACAATCAGCCTGCCGATGCTCCAGAAGAGGTCCCAGCGGGAGGCTTCGACTCGTTCACCGCCGCGGAGGACGGCCACCAACAGCCCGGACTGATAAACGGGTATGGCGACGAACGAGAAATTGCGTCTGAATTCGTGGCTCAGCCGAACGGACTTGCCGGTCTTGCCTTGAAGCGCGGCGGCGACTTCGGCGCGGTTTTTCTGATTCGGGATGGCGGACGGCAGCGTGTCCGATTCGGCGGTAACGTTGCCCAAACTGTCCATCAGGGTCAAACGCAAAGAACCTGCTCGAGCATGGGCTTGGAGCAGGTTCTGAAGTTGTTCGGTCGAAGCAGTGGGCAGCTCGCTTGCAACGAGCAAACGGATCAAATCAACTCGATTTTCAATACTGTTTTCGAGTTGCCGGAGTTCCGCCCGGCGGAAAGCTGTTCCAATAAAGAAGAGTAAGAGGACCAGCGTCGCGATGGCGACCGCGACATACGGGATGTAAAGTCTGCTAAAAAGGGGTTTGGTGCGGGCCATTAGCGACCATTTCTAAATCCGGCCGGGCGCTCAGGTTTCGGCAGTATGACCGCTGGAAGAAGGTCTTCCTCCCTCCACCCGCTGCTGCAAACGGTTACGGTCTGAATCTGTAGCCTACGCCGCGGACGGTTTCGATGTAGTTTCCACAATCCCCGAGTTTGCGACGCAGTCCGACGATCATCACATCGACCGAGCGATCGGACACCGCGTGCTTTTCACCATGGACGGCATCGACAAGCTGGTAGCGGGAAAAAACCCAGCCGGGACGGCGCGCCATGTGGTGGAGAATACGGAATTCGGAATTTGTGAGATCGACCAATCTGCCATCCACCAAGACTTCATGACGTCCCGGGTGAATGGTCAATTGGCTGAAATTCAGGACTTCGTCCTCGCCATGCGCGGTTTCGCTCAGTCGGCGAAGGACGGCACGGGCACGGGCGACCACGACTTTGGGGCTAAAGGGTTTGGTGACATAGTCATCGGCACCCAGTTCAAGTCCGGTCACGACGTCTGATTCCTCATCTTTTGCTGTGAGCATCAGGATCGGAATGTTGGCCGTGGTGGCATCTGACTTCAATTTGCGGCAGACCTGAAGTCCGTCAATTCCGGGCAGCATCAGGTCGAGGAGAATCAGGTCGGGCGGCATGGTGGTGACGGCTGAAAGAGCCTGTTCACCTGTTTCGACGGCGCGTACACTGAATCCGTCCCGTGTTAGATTGTACTCAAGCAGGGCGCGAATATCGTGCTCGTCTTCAACAACCAATACGGTATTCTTCATCTTATCACTCATGTAAAGGTGGGACAATGAAACGCCCAAGAGTAATAGAATATTGTGAAAGAAGTGTGAGCGTGTTAGGAAATACCGCCGCGATAATTTTAGTAGTTAGAAAGTTGGAAAAATCAAGGCGTGACCAAGACAAAAATTTGTGCAAAGTTTTCTGTCGATTTTATCTATTGATTTTTATTGTTTTGCGATTTGATTTGCGACTTCTTGCAAAAGGCTTTGCCATAGCTGGACATTTCTCGGCATACATGCAATTTGCGATGTGTATTCAACAAAATATTTATTTTTAATTATTTACATCATTTTCTGATACTTTGTCTCATTTCAGGAGGATCATCTTGACGGTTTGAGTAATTTGTCCGGCTGTAAGTCTTGCAAAGTAGATTCCCGAGGGTAAACCCGCTCCATCGAATACGAAATCAAAGCTGCCAGATTCAAGAACCTCTTTTGCCAACGTATCTACGACTTGCCCTTGCAGATTATAGACAGTAAGGCTGACGTAGCTTCGGCGGGTGAGGTTCAGAGTGAGCGTGGTTGACGGGTTAAACGGGTTGGGGAAATTCTGACTTAGTGAAAATTCGTCGGCAAGCTCACCGGTGCGCGGCTCCGAACTGGTCTGTGCGGGGTACAAATAAAGCAGAGCTTCGTCGAAATGGGCGCGCCAATTGCCCCAACTGTGACCATCGTGGTGAAATTGGTAAAACTGCTGATAATTTTGCGTTTGCAGCAACTCATGCAGATTTTCGGTCAAAGGAATTAGCTGCGGAATGTCATAGGTCCCGATGTCGAGATAGAACTTCAAACCAAGGTCATCGCGGATCGCCAAGGTATCGGTGATCGAAGATTGGACAAACGGGGATTGGGCGAGCACCAAACCAAAGACCTCAGGATAGGTGACTGCCAGCCAAAGTGATATGTTTCCACCATTTGAGGCCCCCGCTGAGCCGCGACTTTGGGGAGCCGAACAGGTGTTGTACTCTTCATCTATCCACGGCAACAACTCTTCGGTGATAAACCGACCAAATGCGGCCTGTTGATTGCCGGTATACTCGGGATTGCGGTTGACCGCCGGAACGAACACTGCGATAAGAGGTGTGATCTGGCCGTGGTAGATCAGATAGTCGAGAATGCGGGTAGCCGATCCAAGGTTGATGTAATCCAGTCCGTCATGGACCAACAAAAACGGATAGCAGTCGCTATCCGGATCATATCCAAAGGGAGTATAGACCCGAACGCGGCGGGTATTGCCGAGAAACTCGCTGGTGAACATGGTGTCCCGCAGGGAGCCGTGGTCTATGTCAGGGTAGTTAATAATTTCGAGGGGTTGGACAAAACCGGGCATTCGCAGCTCTGAATTGGGACCAAAGCCGCCCGTCACCGTGTTCGGATTAAGCGGATCGAGAATCCAATTTGAGTTGTTTACGACAAATTTGTAGTCCAAGCGGGCATCGTGCTCAAGCAACTTACTGCGATACCAAAGATCTGTGCCCGAGATGCGAGTCATCACATCGGAATCGGGAGACCAGTTGTTCATATCCCCGGGGATCATGACAGATGTGGCCTCGGCCCGATACAAGAAATGGACTTGATCCGTCTCCTCGATCATGGGAAATCCCGGAACCGCTGCCATGAAGCTGTCGACTATAGCGGGACGTTCAGCATTTGGCGCAGAATTTATCCTTGAAAGAAAAGCAGAAAAAGTTTGCGCATGAACGGGAAGCACGAGGAGTAGCACATATAGAATGAGACATTGTCTCATGGCAACCACCAAAAAAGTAGAGAGTGACAACTCCTCAATATATGGGAGTTCGTGCAAAGTTGCACGTTTTGGAGAGCTTTACAATCCCGTAAGAAGAGGCACAAAGGAGAAGTTTCAGGCTCTAATGTGCCAAACTCCTAACCGTTCAAGTGCAGAAATGTTAGGCAAACACTTGACAAACATAAAGCTCTACCGTACTTTATAGGTACGAATAAAATAAGGAATAATGCCATGCTGTTCTTGGCGACCGGTTAGTACAGAGGTTATACATATGTGGTTGGGAAATCGGAGTTTCCGAGGTGGAACGGCCGGGCTGTGGCTATTTGTAGTCATGTGCTCGGCTGTTTTTGCTGGTACGACGGGGAAGATCGCGGGGAGGGTCACCGACGCTGAAAGCGGCGATCCCGTGATTGGGGCCGCAGTTATTATTGAAGGGACAAGCCTTGGTGCGGCTGCGGACATAAATGGGGAATATTTTATCCTAAATGTTCCACCGGGCAATGTGACACTCAAGGTGAATGCACTGGGATATGCTCCCAAGGTGCTGCAGGGCCTGCGAGTGATCACTGACCAGACTTCAAATGCAGATTTCGTATTGGGTGTGGAAGCCATTTCGACCGGAGAAGTCGTGGTGACTGCCGAACGGAAGCTGATTGAAGCGGACCGGACGTTTGCCACATCAACCGTGGGAAGCTCGGATATCGAAGCCTTGCCGGTTACAAATTTGAGTCAGGTAGTTGAGATTCAGGCAGGCGTCGTGGACGGTCACTTCCGCGGAGGACGCTCGAGCGAAGTGATGTATCTCGTGGACGGCATTTCCGTGACGGACGCGTACGACAACAGTCAGGGTACGCAGGTCGACAACGGAGTCGTGCAGGAGCTGCAAGTCATCAGCGGAACGTTTAACGCCGAGTACGGCCAGGCGATGTCGGGCGTCGTGAACATTATTACGAAAGAAGGCGCCAAAGATTTCCACGGCACGGCGAAGTCCGAGTTCGGCGACTATGTCTCGTCGCACGACAATACTTGGATGAACATCGACCACGTGTCGCCGCTGGATATCCAGGATTACAACGTCACGCTTTACGGTCCCGTTCCACTTGTCAAGAAGCTCTCGTTTTACGGGAGCTTCCGTTATTTGGACGATGACGGTTGGCTGTACGGCCAACGCCGCTGGAACGTGTATTATCCGAACAACTACGACTCGACCTACATTTTGCGCGACGGCGACAACACGTACGCCTCGATGAATTACAATCTGGAACGCTGGGGAAACTTGAAATTGACTTATCCGCTGACGGACCAGATCAAGCTCAATTACTCGACGTTCTACAGCGCGCGCAATTATAAGGATTATTCGCACGACTGGAAGTACGTACCGGACGGGATATTGCGCCGGTACCGCGACGGGCGGACGAACGTTTTGAGGATGAACCACGCACTCAACGCGTCGATGTTCTACGATTTGGCATTGACGAACACGTTCAGCAAATACCATCACTTCCTGTACGAAAACTACGACGATCCGCGCTACTTGCATCCGGAATATCAAGACGTCAACCCGCCGTACACTCTGAATGTCGCGGGAACGGATCTGGCACGATTCAACCGCTGGACGAACACGAATCAGGGAACGGGCGATCTGTCTTATCAGGCCAGCAAGCTGCATTTGTTGAAGATGGGCTTTGATGTCAAGCTGCACGAAGTATTCTACGAAGATATCAACATCGTGCCGGAAGATGCTACGGGAACAGAGTTTTTCAAACCCA
It encodes the following:
- a CDS encoding ROK family protein, producing the protein MTPVVAGIDIGGTSVVFGLVDRSGNCLADGKIATSDFPEPHDFAAAMTDEIRKLLASRSDLSLTGIGIGAPNGNYYRGTVEYAPNLAWKGIIPLAEMFRERFHLPSALTNDANAAAIGEMLFGGAQGMKDFIVITLGTGVGSGIVSGGELVYGHDGFAGEIGHTIYDPNGRQCNCGRRGCLETYASATGVCRTARELLDRDSQPSELRGLSGSNLTAVAIAEAASRGDKIALEVFETTGQILGLKLADSVAYTSPEAIFLFGGLANSANLIFEPTYRWMEHYMLNIFKGKVKLLPSGLKQGNVAVLGAAALIWNELSKTSENAG
- a CDS encoding DUF1211 domain-containing protein is translated as MSTSRLEAFSDAVIAIILTIMVWK
- a CDS encoding DUF1211 domain-containing protein codes for the protein MKVPHGTSFADLMPVVPFFLTFVMSFVYLGIYWNNHHHLLHLTDRVTGGVLWANLHLLFWLSLIPFVTGWMAENHFAREPVMLYGIVLLMAGVAYGILVKVLTLGCTPNSRLRQAVGRDVKGKLSVVFYAIALGAAFWNSWIAVAIYVLVALIWVIPDRRIEGRTFASE
- a CDS encoding PAS domain-containing protein, whose amino-acid sequence is MARTKPLFSRLYIPYVAVAIATLVLLLFFIGTAFRRAELRQLENSIENRVDLIRLLVASELPTASTEQLQNLLQAHARAGSLRLTLMDSLGNVTAESDTLPSAIPNQKNRAEVAAALQGKTGKSVRLSHEFRRNFSFVAIPVYQSGLLVAVLRGGERVEASRWDLFWSIGRLIVISVLLIMFGTVLIFLVVRRIATPIETIKQGADRFAAGKLDELIEEPDTTELCSLSRALNNMAVELDDRIRTVERQREEQNAILAAMIEGVLAVDREGRVIMLNAAAARLFEVDSERVKGRLIEEAVRSTDIQQFVNFTQRASQPVEREIVRFDNKERILQLRGTPILDLGEVVGVLVVINDVTQIRKLEVTRRDFVANASHELKTPVTAIMASIETLREGAIDNPQDAERFLDIIARQADYLQSIIEDLLSLARIEQASESNKLAAEDTPILLILQDAIEATATAADIRGQKIEIDCPPNLRAAVNAFLIRQAVINLIDNACKYSPENTAIKVSAKQEANCLMIEVEDQGPGIAEKHLSRIFERFYRIEASRNRKYGGTGLGLAIVKHAALAHGGNADVKTELGKGSTFFIRVPLNR
- a CDS encoding response regulator transcription factor yields the protein MKNTVLVVEDEHDIRALLEYNLTRDGFSVRAVETGEQALSAVTTMPPDLILLDLMLPGIDGLQVCRKLKSDATTANIPILMLTAKDEESDVVTGLELGADDYVTKPFSPKVVVARARAVLRRLSETAHGEDEVLNFSQLTIHPGRHEVLVDGRLVDLTNSEFRILHHMARRPGWVFSRYQLVDAVHGEKHAVSDRSVDVMIVGLRRKLGDCGNYIETVRGVGYRFRP
- a CDS encoding T9SS type A sorting domain-containing protein, with translation MAAVPGFPMIEETDQVHFLYRAEATSVMIPGDMNNWSPDSDVMTRISGTDLWYRSKLLEHDARLDYKFVVNNSNWILDPLNPNTVTGGFGPNSELRMPGFVQPLEIINYPDIDHGSLRDTMFTSEFLGNTRRVRVYTPFGYDPDSDCYPFLLVHDGLDYINLGSATRILDYLIYHGQITPLIAVFVPAVNRNPEYTGNQQAAFGRFITEELLPWIDEEYNTCSAPQSRGSAGASNGGNISLWLAVTYPEVFGLVLAQSPFVQSSITDTLAIRDDLGLKFYLDIGTYDIPQLIPLTENLHELLQTQNYQQFYQFHHDGHSWGNWRAHFDEALLYLYPAQTSSEPRTGELADEFSLSQNFPNPFNPSTTLTLNLTRRSYVSLTVYNLQGQVVDTLAKEVLESGSFDFVFDGAGLPSGIYFARLTAGQITQTVKMILLK
- a CDS encoding TonB-dependent receptor; translation: MCSAVFAGTTGKIAGRVTDAESGDPVIGAAVIIEGTSLGAAADINGEYFILNVPPGNVTLKVNALGYAPKVLQGLRVITDQTSNADFVLGVEAISTGEVVVTAERKLIEADRTFATSTVGSSDIEALPVTNLSQVVEIQAGVVDGHFRGGRSSEVMYLVDGISVTDAYDNSQGTQVDNGVVQELQVISGTFNAEYGQAMSGVVNIITKEGAKDFHGTAKSEFGDYVSSHDNTWMNIDHVSPLDIQDYNVTLYGPVPLVKKLSFYGSFRYLDDDGWLYGQRRWNVYYPNNYDSTYILRDGDNTYASMNYNLERWGNLKLTYPLTDQIKLNYSTFYSARNYKDYSHDWKYVPDGILRRYRDGRTNVLRMNHALNASMFYDLALTNTFSKYHHFLYENYDDPRYLHPEYQDVNPPYTLNVAGTDLARFNRWTNTNQGTGDLSYQASKLHLLKMGFDVKLHEVFYEDINIVPEDATGTEFFKPIIQDISSPSHDKYTNNPYEFALYAQDKFELPSLIVNFGLRFDYFNPDGRVPADPKDPNVYIPLLPERAAQTLEERLSYWYKKVDAKYRVSPRLGIAYPMSDQGVFHFAYGHFVQRPTFERMYANPEFELESGVGLNTVMGNPDLDMEETVSYEFGFQQQIHEDVSISTSLFFRDIRSLVATDRIVETYSAGTKYAQYVNRSFGEVKGITLSLDKRMANNFSAFVDYTYQIAEGNASDPQSAYNDLKGSNPREPEQQLVPLDWDRRHTLNASLTYAKPGQRGYGATLLGKYGSGLPYSPTDDGIRTGFENDGRRPDYYNLDLNLFKSFPVGKNKLLLTATVQNVLDIKNEDGVYDDTGRAGYTIVENEAVEVPSINTLAEVYPDPSKYSRPRLVKLGVSYEF